The DNA sequence CCCGTCGGCGATCGTCACTTGCGGATCGGCGGGCGCGGCCGACGCGCTCGCTCCGGGCATCGTCAGCGCCGCGGCCAGCAGCAGAGCGCGCAGGGGCAAAGACATCGGCAATCCTCCTTTTATGTCCTTGGTCAGGGCAGCGTCACCACCCGCGCCTCGCGCGCGGACAGCGATGCCGCCTCTATCACTTCCTGCACGGCGACCGCCTCGTCAATCGGGACGGGAAGGGGCGCGCCGGTCATCAAGGCATCGGCGATCTGGCGATAGAAGCGCTCCTGACATCCTCTCAGCGTCGGACGAAGCGCGATGCGGCCCTCGCCGTCATGCCATTCGACCGGATCGGGATCGACGCCCCATCGCTGATCTCCTGGCCGCAACCCCGCGACCAGTTGCGCTTCTTGCGGATCGAGACTGCGCTTGATGAGAGTCCCGGCCGTGCCATGGACCGTAAAGCGCGGGCTGCCACCGGCGTCGCCGCCCGGTGCGGTCAGGCTGGCGTGCAGGATTACGCGCAGGTCGGCATAGCGCAGCACGACATGCGCCCAGTCATCCGCCCCCGATCCGTCGCGCAACGCCACGATGTCCGCGCTCACCGCTTGGGGGCGTCCGAACAGCGCCAGCGCCTGATCGACCAGATGCGGTCCCAGGTCGAACCATACGCCCGACCCCGGTGACCCATCCTCGCGCCAGCGGTCGCGCACCTGTGGCCGGAAACGATCGAAATGGCTTTCGACCAGCGTGACCCGTCCGACCAGCCCTTCCTCGATCGCCGCCCGGATGCTCAGGAAATCGCTGTCGAACCGGCGATTGTGGAACACCGCCAGCCGTCGGCCCGACACATCGGCCAGCGCGGCCAGATCGCGTGCTTGCTCGAGCGACAGGGCGAAAGGCTTGTCGACCACCACATGCTTGCCCGCGCGCAGCGCTGCTGCGGCGAGCGGTGCATGTGTCGCACTCGGTGTCGCGATCACCGCCAGGTCGATCGCGGGATCCGCCAGCAGTTGCTCGGGCGTCGCGAAACAGGCGATGCCGGGATCGAGCGCCGCCACCTCCTTCGCACGGCTGGTGACGATGGCCTTCAGCTCCAGCGCGGGCGCCACGCGGATCAGCGGCGCGTGGAAGACCCGGCCCGCCA is a window from the Sphingobium sp. V4 genome containing:
- a CDS encoding oxidoreductase; translation: MSIAVGLIGYGMAGRVFHAPLIRVAPALELKAIVTSRAKEVAALDPGIACFATPEQLLADPAIDLAVIATPSATHAPLAAAALRAGKHVVVDKPFALSLEQARDLAALADVSGRRLAVFHNRRFDSDFLSIRAAIEEGLVGRVTLVESHFDRFRPQVRDRWREDGSPGSGVWFDLGPHLVDQALALFGRPQAVSADIVALRDGSGADDWAHVVLRYADLRVILHASLTAPGGDAGGSPRFTVHGTAGTLIKRSLDPQEAQLVAGLRPGDQRWGVDPDPVEWHDGEGRIALRPTLRGCQERFYRQIADALMTGAPLPVPIDEAVAVQEVIEAASLSAREARVVTLP